The window GCTGTGTCCATACAGGAGTTGCATCTTTATTTTAACTCAAAAGCTGCCATTGCTCActgttcacattttttattcacattttctCTTCAGGATGACAGCATAAATGCCAGGTAGAAAAGTCTATTTAGTAAATCATATTTAGTTTGGAGTTTTTTCAGCAAGTCAACATATTTCTCTGTGTGCACCAGCCCACAGCAGCTGGTGCCCAGTGTAAATATAGAGGCCGCCAGCCACTGGTGTCCCACGCCTGAGCACAATCTGGACTCGAACTTCCTGCTGGCTTTAGTGTGGTGGATGGGCGGCGTCTCGCTCCTCTACAAATTATAAGGCCTGCAGCACCAAACTGACTGTCTCCACCCCAAATAAGTAAAGGCTCGGCTGCCTGCTAAAATAGATCTGCAAGATGAGCAAGAGGAGAAAACCTGAATCAAGGTGGAAACTTGTAGTTAAGGTTACAGATGGAGCCTGGGTTGGGCTTTTTTAGGTTGAGGACCCACCAAGGCGTCACAAAATACGTATGATGATTGctcttaaataaaacattgtgtttGTAAAGGTTCATTCTGACCTTGGAAGCAACCCAAGGACCAAAAATGTTTCTCTTTGAGGCTATGTGCAGGCGAGAATGCACAGATGTGTGCTTATGCTTTCCTCCCACCCATTTTGTTCAGTATTTTTATATCTACACCAGGGGTAGGAACATTTTGCTTCGGAGCCACAATGTAATTGTAAAACAGACAAATGGACCAGATCAGGACCAGGTGGTGAGCAACTCCGTGgctttcctgtgtggagtttgcatgttctccttgtACATGATTGGCTGGGAACCAGTCCTGGGTGCTACTAGGACAGACTCCAGAATTTTTGTTTCCAGCAGGGTGGCCAGAAAGACATAACCTCATTGTGTAGTTTTGTATAGTACCTAATTGTTTTGATGATCCTGCAGGAAAGATGACATCCCACTTGGTTCTCCATATGGCCTGCCTGACCTTGCTGTCACTGTGCTGCGCcgtgacacagggcgctccgATGTTCTACAACGTGTCCATGGATGGTAGCGGTGATGACGGGCTGGAGTTTCTCTTTCCGAAGTACTTCTCCACTCGTGAGCCCGCTCAAGTCAGCGCCGCTACCCATCCACCTGATGCTTCCGACTCCCCCACGTTCACTAACACCATCACCACTACCATCATCCGTCTAAAGGACTTTGTACTGACCAGAGTGGTGGATTTCCTGGAGGATAATCttctcatcatcattgtcgtgaCCTCTGTTCTCATCGTCTTGGTCTTTATTATCTGCTGCGCTTCTGCCATGAGTCAGAAGCGCAAGCTGGAGGCCTACAAGGTCCCCCCTCAAGCTACCAGGAAGTAccctgtggaaaaaaacatcctaCACAGAGGTATGAGCGAGCCCCAGGAGAGACCTTACGCTGTGGACCACGTCAAGAGGGTCCACATGCAGAGCAGCGCCTCGCCCAAGAACCTGCGCGTGCCCTCCAAGGCTCTGGTAGGAGAGAGGGGCCAGGACGTCAGGCTGTCACCGCGCACGGAGGTGAGGAAGGTTAGGGAGGTGGAGGAAGTGGAGAAGCGGAGAGAGGAAGTGGAGAAGCGCAGAGAGGAGCCAAGACACAGAGAGCATACGAAACGCAGGGAGGAAGTGCAGCACACCTCCAGTCAGCCT is drawn from Syngnathus acus chromosome 9, fSynAcu1.2, whole genome shotgun sequence and contains these coding sequences:
- the tmem119a gene encoding uncharacterized protein tmem119a, coding for MTSHLVLHMACLTLLSLCCAVTQGAPMFYNVSMDGSGDDGLEFLFPKYFSTREPAQVSAATHPPDASDSPTFTNTITTTIIRLKDFVLTRVVDFLEDNLLIIIVVTSVLIVLVFIICCASAMSQKRKLEAYKVPPQATRKYPVEKNILHRGMSEPQERPYAVDHVKRVHMQSSASPKNLRVPSKALVGERGQDVRLSPRTEVRKVREVEEVEKRREEVEKRREEPRHREHTKRREEVQHTSSQPVCTCHLKKAHY